Proteins encoded within one genomic window of Paramisgurnus dabryanus chromosome 11, PD_genome_1.1, whole genome shotgun sequence:
- the stap2b gene encoding signal-transducing adaptor protein 2b isoform X2, producing MATPRRPGRARSQLPACYHEGFLEKKSSQDKMGRKLWTSLCGNSLYFFNNTKDNAYIDKLDLSDLMSVSDDCCRDRNLGAARFTLHMKNEDIVMIAPTLEARELWKGYLLSVAKLTVPSSLNLLPGQIYIMKEIIEKEKKRQRTYSSPEPNIYVSVISDMPACFYKVSRIEAELRLERYPEQGNLLLRPRQDGESFAITTREDVNGSIFRHYRVTRKHDGGFYIDIEAPISCNTLQDVVNCMVEKTNSVLKPFVMEEYYEDTITFVETNEENGEQSFQKAISVPSHSPPAPPPKPGKGNNKAYSDTSSNIYVNEPDDSEFDEVGVFCPGPPLIPRVPARLPHQNSLTALNASSNCERKALKPPGYPNHVPRSQSLSDLTGNFESSQNRQKPSGITKELEHIFRRRAMRNDPQTGEQSL from the exons ATGGCAACCCCAAGGCGCCCTGGGAGGGCTAGATCTCAACTGCCAGCATGTTACCACGAAGGGTTTCTGGAAAAGAAATCTTCACAAGATAAG ATGGGCCGAAAATTGTGGACCTCTTTATGTGGCAATTCTCTATATTTCTTCAATAATACCAAAGACAATGCC TATATAGACAAGCTGGATTTGTCTGATCTCATGTCTGTATCTGATGACTGCTGTCGTGACCGAAACCTGGGTGCAGCTCGATTTACCCTGCACATGAAAAATGAAGACATCGTAATGATT GCTCCTACCCTGGAGGCCCGAGAGCTGTGGAAAGGCTATTTACTATCAGTTGCTAAG CTGACAGTGCCCAGCTCTCTGAACCTTCTTCCTGGTcagatttacataatgaaagAAATAAttgagaaagagaaaaagaggCAGCGGACTTATTCATCACCTGAACCGAACATTTATGTATCTGTAATCTCAGACATGCCCGC GTGTTTCTATAAAGTTTCTCGTATTGAGGCTGAACTCCGACTGGAACGGTACCCAGAACAGGGGAATCTGCTGCTGAGACCCCGCCAAGATGGAGAATCTTTTGCCATAACCACCCGTGAAGATGTCAACGG ATCAATATTCAGACATTATCGTGTGACTCGCAAGCACGATGGCGGATTCTACATAGATATCGAGGCTCCT ATCTcctgtaacactttacaagaTGTTGTAAACTGCATGGTGGAGAAGACCAACAGTGTTTTGAAACCTTTCGTGATGGAGGAATACTATGAAGACACTATCA caTTTGTTGAAACCAATGAGGAGAATGGTGAGCAAAGTTTTCAAAAAGCCATCAGTGTCCCTTCGCATTCTCCACCAGCACCGCCCCCCAAACCAG GCAAAGGGAATAACAAAGCTTATTCAGATACATCTTCAAACATCTATGTCAATGAGCCAG ATGATAGCGAGTTCGATGAGGTGGGCGTTTTTTGTCCTGGACCCCCTTTAATACCACGTGTACCAG CCCGACTGCCCCATCAGAATTCTTTAACAGCCCTGAACGCTAGCTCAA ATTGCGAAAGAAAAGCTTTAAAACCACCTGGGTACCCTAACCATGTGCCACGAAGCCAAAGTTTATCAGACTTGACTGGGAACTTTGAGAGTTCTCAAAATCGACAAAAACCCTCAG GTATTACAAAGGAACTTGAGCATATATTTCGGAGAAGAGCAATGCGAAATGATCCTCAAACTGGTGAACAATCACTATAA
- the stap2b gene encoding signal-transducing adaptor protein 2b isoform X1, with product MATPRRPGRARSQLPACYHEGFLEKKSSQDKMGRKLWTSLCGNSLYFFNNTKDNAYIDKLDLSDLMSVSDDCCRDRNLGAARFTLHMKNEDIVMIAPTLEARELWKGYLLSVAKLTVPSSLNLLPGQIYIMKEIIEKEKKRQRTYSSPEPNIYVSVISDMPACFYKVSRIEAELRLERYPEQGNLLLRPRQDGESFAITTREDVNGRSIFRHYRVTRKHDGGFYIDIEAPISCNTLQDVVNCMVEKTNSVLKPFVMEEYYEDTITFVETNEENGEQSFQKAISVPSHSPPAPPPKPGKGNNKAYSDTSSNIYVNEPDDSEFDEVGVFCPGPPLIPRVPARLPHQNSLTALNASSNCERKALKPPGYPNHVPRSQSLSDLTGNFESSQNRQKPSGITKELEHIFRRRAMRNDPQTGEQSL from the exons ATGGCAACCCCAAGGCGCCCTGGGAGGGCTAGATCTCAACTGCCAGCATGTTACCACGAAGGGTTTCTGGAAAAGAAATCTTCACAAGATAAG ATGGGCCGAAAATTGTGGACCTCTTTATGTGGCAATTCTCTATATTTCTTCAATAATACCAAAGACAATGCC TATATAGACAAGCTGGATTTGTCTGATCTCATGTCTGTATCTGATGACTGCTGTCGTGACCGAAACCTGGGTGCAGCTCGATTTACCCTGCACATGAAAAATGAAGACATCGTAATGATT GCTCCTACCCTGGAGGCCCGAGAGCTGTGGAAAGGCTATTTACTATCAGTTGCTAAG CTGACAGTGCCCAGCTCTCTGAACCTTCTTCCTGGTcagatttacataatgaaagAAATAAttgagaaagagaaaaagaggCAGCGGACTTATTCATCACCTGAACCGAACATTTATGTATCTGTAATCTCAGACATGCCCGC GTGTTTCTATAAAGTTTCTCGTATTGAGGCTGAACTCCGACTGGAACGGTACCCAGAACAGGGGAATCTGCTGCTGAGACCCCGCCAAGATGGAGAATCTTTTGCCATAACCACCCGTGAAGATGTCAACGG TAGATCAATATTCAGACATTATCGTGTGACTCGCAAGCACGATGGCGGATTCTACATAGATATCGAGGCTCCT ATCTcctgtaacactttacaagaTGTTGTAAACTGCATGGTGGAGAAGACCAACAGTGTTTTGAAACCTTTCGTGATGGAGGAATACTATGAAGACACTATCA caTTTGTTGAAACCAATGAGGAGAATGGTGAGCAAAGTTTTCAAAAAGCCATCAGTGTCCCTTCGCATTCTCCACCAGCACCGCCCCCCAAACCAG GCAAAGGGAATAACAAAGCTTATTCAGATACATCTTCAAACATCTATGTCAATGAGCCAG ATGATAGCGAGTTCGATGAGGTGGGCGTTTTTTGTCCTGGACCCCCTTTAATACCACGTGTACCAG CCCGACTGCCCCATCAGAATTCTTTAACAGCCCTGAACGCTAGCTCAA ATTGCGAAAGAAAAGCTTTAAAACCACCTGGGTACCCTAACCATGTGCCACGAAGCCAAAGTTTATCAGACTTGACTGGGAACTTTGAGAGTTCTCAAAATCGACAAAAACCCTCAG GTATTACAAAGGAACTTGAGCATATATTTCGGAGAAGAGCAATGCGAAATGATCCTCAAACTGGTGAACAATCACTATAA
- the mpnd gene encoding MPN domain-containing protein, which translates to MGSEPPSSPQVVEEGADEEDEELSGAEDADPKASSGRGSLLTRRGITLRVLLKDGLVEPGDGFLSIHYLGKKFVGDLLNDGKIRWVETGQIFNSPSAWATHCKRLVNPAKKSGCGWASVRYRGQKLVQYKTTWLQKYQPSADMSLISEGEDDEMGEEDEEEGKTPMPLEDKNKKSKHELHDIGLMQRREREKIPVRYCTLGTRDAARDPHTLIELSAFSAINRFQPFNVAVSSNVLLLMDFHCHLTTSEVVGYLGGRWDTNTQLLTVLRAFPCRTRLADKDAAPAVEEEICQNLFMRGLSLVGWYHSHPRGPALPSIQDIDSQMDHQLRLQGSSNGFQPCLGIICGPYYHGNQGVASTITPFWVVPPPEQRQNDYGIPVAVEVTYVQDNFLTTDVLNEMMLLVEFYRSAPDLVHFSQMWSPNTSILDKIKASLSGHAPKDQAYAQILEHVYNQLRNTQ; encoded by the exons ATGG GCTCAGAGCCACCCTCATCTCCTCAGGTGGTTGAGGAAGGAGCTGATGAAGAGGATGAGGAATTGAGTGGTGCTGAAGATGCAGACCCAAAAGCTTCATCTGGCAGGGGTTCCCTTTTAACCAGAAGAGGCATCACATTAAGGGTTCTTTTAAAAGATGGACTTGTGGAGCCCGGAGATGGCTTTCTATCCATACACTACCTG GGTAAGAAGTTTGTGGGAGATCTTTTGAACGATGGGAAGATCCGTTGGGTGGAGACGGGGCAGATTTTTAATTCTCCAAGTGCCTGGGCCACGCACTGTAAGCGGCTGGTTAACCCGGCGAAGAAGTCTGGATGTGGCTGGGCCTCGGTGCGGTACCGCGGACAGAAACTGGTCCAGTACAAAACCACCTGGCTCCAAAAGTACCAGCCCAGTGCAGACATG AGCCTGATAAGTGAAGGAGAGGATGATGAGATGGGTGAAGAAGATGAGGAAGAGGGGAAAACGCCCATGCCACTGGAGGACAAGAATAAAAAGTCCAAACATGAGCTGCATG ATATTGGCCTGATGCAGAGGAGAGAACGAGAGAAAATTCCAGTCAGGTATTGCACTCTTGGCACCAGAGATGCTGCAAg GGATCCTCACACTCTCATAGAGCTTTCTGCATTTTCCGCGATCAACCGCTTCCAGCCTTTCAATGTAGCCGTGTCCAGCAATGTTCTGCTACTAATG GATTTCCACTGTCACCTGACCACCAGTGAGGTGGTGGGGTATTTAGGCGGCCGATGGGACACCAACACACAGT TGCTGACTGTCTTGCGGGCATTCCCTTGTCGCACGCGGTTAGCGGATAAAGACGCCGCACCTGCTGTCGAAGAAGAG ATTTGTCAAAATCTCTTCATGAGGGGACTGTCATTGGTGGGATGGTATCACAGTCACCCGCGAGGTCCCGCCCTTCCGTCAATACAGGATATTGATTCGCAGATGGATCACCAGCTTCGCCTACAAGGCAGCAGTAATGGATTTCAGCCATGTCTGGGGATTATCTGTG GACCATATTACCATGGCAACCAGGGTGTTGCCTCCACCATCACGCCATTCTGGGTTGTGCCGCCTCCAGAG CAAAGACAGAATGATTACGGAATCCCTGTGGCTGTAGAGGTCACGTACGTGCAAGACAACTTCCTCACTACAGATGTCCTCAATGAGATG ATGCTGTTGGTGGAGTTTTATAGGTCTGCTCCAGACCTGGTGCATTTTAGTCAGATGTGGAGTCCTAATACCTCAATACTGGATAAAATTAAG GCTTCTCTGAGTGGCCATGCACCCAAAGACCAAGCATATGCACAGATCCTGGAGCATGTGTACAACCAACTGCGCAACACTCAGTGA
- the fsd1 gene encoding fibronectin type III and SPRY domain-containing protein 1 isoform X1 produces MDEQRESLRKIITTLALKNEEIQNFICCLKQNLQNLEANANRVQGDLDLEFSSLHAVLDELKEGMVTRIKQERASRTYELQNQLSACTKALESSEELLELANQTLCSSENDSFTQAAKGIKDSVTMAPAFRLSLKAKASDSMNHMMVDFTQERNMLRAIAFLPVPATPEIQVAECQVFDNTVTVVWTLPEPDSKIDHYILEHRRTNHEGPPRAREEYPWMVVEGIKENEYTLTGLRFETRYMTFRVKACNKAVAGEFSEPVTLETHAFVFKLDAGSAHQNLKIEDLSVEWDSSGGKSGTTVQDIRKDKNRTNSPMHSPARTAVMSPKRAPTARVGRDRFTAESYTVLGDTMIDAGQHYWEVRFDKESKAFAVGIALRSMGRFDQLGKSNASWCIHLNNWLQQSLTAKHNNKARTLDCPIPDRIGIHCNYEEGALSFYNARNKTLLHTFRTKFQQPVIPAFMVWNGSFSVQTGLQVPSIVLSGQKRNSNTSSSNASLT; encoded by the exons ATGGACGAACAGAGG GAGTCACTGAGGAAGATCATCACTACATTGGCCTTGAAGAATGAAGAAATTCAAAATTTCATCTGCTGTTTAAAGCAGAATCTACAAAACTTAGAG GCGAATGCAAACCGAGTGCAGGGGGATCTAGATTTGGAGTTTAGTTCACTGCATGCGGTTTTGGATGAACTGAAGGAGGGTATGGTCACGCGCATCAAACAGGAAAGAGCAAGCCGGACATATGAACTACAG AACCAGCTGAGCGCATGCACCAAAGCCCTAGAAAGCTCAGAGGAGCTGCTGGAATTAGCCAATCAGACGCTTTGCTCCTCTGAGAATGACAGCTTCACCCAG GCGGCCAAAGGCATAAAGGATAG CGTCACTATGGCTCCAGCGTTTCGTCTGTCCTTGAAAGCAAAGGCCAGTGACAGTATGAATCACATGATGGTGGACTTTACTCAGGAACGAAACATGCTTCGGGCCATCGCATTCCTTCCAG TTCCTGCGACGCCAGAGATTCAAGTGGCTGAATGCCAAGTGTTTGATAACACAGTCACAGTGGTGTGGACCTTACCTGAACCTGACTCCAAAATCGACCACTACATTCTTGAACATCGGAGAACCAATCACGAAGGTCCTCCACGGGCCCGAGAAGAGTACCCGTGGATGGTGGTGGAGGGTATAAAAGAAAATGAGTACACACTCACAG GCCTTCGTTTTGAAACACGATACATGACCTTTCGAGTGAAGGCGTGCAATAAGGCTGTTGCAGGTGAATTCTCAGAGCCGGTTACTCTGGAAACTCATG CATTTGTCTTTAAACTGGATGCAGGTTCAGCCCATCAGAATTTAAAAATAGAGGATCTCAGTGTGGAATGGGACAGCAGTGGTGGGAAGAGCGGAACAACGGTTCAAGACATCCGGAAGGATAAGAACAGAACTAACTCTCCCATGCATTCTCCTGCCAG GACAGCGGTGATGTCACCCAAAAGAGCTCCTACTGCTAGAGTCGGTCGAGACCGCTTCACAGCAGAGTCCTACACTGTCTTGG GAGACACTATGATCGACGCAGGGCAGCATTATTGGGAGGTGCGCTTCGATAAAGAAAGTAAAGCGTTTGCAGTAGGGATAGCCTTGCGATCTATGGGTCGCTTTGATCAGCTGGGAAAGAGCAATGCATCCTGGTGCATCCACCTGAACAATTGGCTACAGCAGAGCCTCACAGCCAAGCACAATAACAAAGCCAGGACGCTAGACTGCCCCATTCCAGATCGCATCGGCATTCACTGCAACTATGAAGAAG GCGCATTGTCTTTCTACAATGCTAGAAACAAAACTCTTCTTCATACCTTCAGAACCAAATTCCAGCAGCCTGTTATACCAGCGTTTATG GTGTGGAATGGGAGTTTCTCAGTGCAGACGGGACTCCAGGTGCCCAGCATCGTGCTGAGCGGACAGAAGAGAAACAGTAACACGAGCAGCTCCAATGCCAGCCTTACATAA
- the ccdc181 gene encoding coiled-coil domain-containing protein 181 → MVGNTKRMSVSEVKNTQDEYEDDFEKDLDWLISEESKSEQDPDDYDIEAQIDKELAEDELKEDKRKDGDVDNDEGEERWPTPMEPLEGVLDPDNQVTSPQLKNDEDLDEEKKYILDKIQEANRQLQDQEPPDHSRRRRLQFKDSLVDLVVPAQEFETQERNRALYSALEDDAEVSEQMQKLKISHSEKPGDHTNEEERNEGTKEGRVLVEKDGKFDLVSLKEVESQGLLPPLAISHGNDNLQGSSRQSESSLQPNKSPVTSPRQHSTSPFTPGIESLYVPKPPAKRRNRPSSARPSQRGTWVHGTKRRVQSANGSSTHVTFTLSPQQKELLAKHQERRERQAKEDEQKRKEEEEQKRQENEQAFQSWLMRKRDQLHEERRVQKAQEMERMSCKRDCGDPEKSFKSWLQKKQEQQLKEKQLEDMKRLEQESGFCLHSREESEKAFRHWLRRKRAEKRAEQQAARERSRRLVLEERRARRMRDLLCTVNEIKSFRFSEPYGNRY, encoded by the exons ATGGTGGGGAACACAAAAAGAATGAGTGTTTCTGAAGTCAAAAACACTCAGGATGAGTACGAGGATGATTTTGAGAAAGATCTGGATTGGCTTATCAGTGAGGAGAGCAAGAGTGAACAG GATCCTGATGATTATGATATTGAAGCTCAAATCGACAAAGAGCTTGCAGAAGATGAGCTTAAAGAAGACAAAAGGAAAGATGGGGATGTGGATAATGATGAAGGAGAGGAAAGGTGGCCAACGCCCATGGAGCCGTTAGAGGGTGTGTTAGATCCTGACAACCAGGTAACCTCTCCACAGTTGAAGAATGATGAAGATCTTGATGAagaaaagaaatacattttagatAAGATCCAAGAGGCTAACAGGCAACTGCAAGACCAAGAACCTCCAGACCACAGCCGCCGCAGACGCCTGCAGTTTAAAGACAGTTTAGTAGATCTAGTGGTGCCTGCTCAGGAGTTTGAGACTCAGGAGAGAAACAGAGCCCTCTATAGTGCCTTAGAAGATGATGCTGAGGTGTCAGAACAAATGCAGAAACTAAAGATCTCTCATAGTGAAAAGCCAGGAGATCACACAAATGAGGAGGAACGCAATGAAGGAACAAAAGAAGGACGAGTTTTGGTGGAAAAAGATGGAAAGTTTGACCTAGTTAGTCTAAAGGAGGTGGAAAGTCAAGGATTGCTACCTCCTTTGGCAATATCTCACGGTAATGATAATCTGCAAGGATCCTCAAGGCAAAGTGAGTCTAGCCTCCAACCTAATAAGAGTCCCGTAACTTCACCGAGACAACATTCCACCTCGCCTTTCACCCCTGGCATTGAGTCCCTGTATGTCCCTAAACCTCCAGCGAAACGCAGGAACAGACCCAGTTCTGCCAGACCATCCCAAAGGGGAACATGGGTACATGGCACCAAGCGCAGGGTTCAGTCAGCAAATGGATCATCCACACATGTGACCTTTACCCTCTCACCACAGCAGAAAGAATTACTGGCCAAACATCAGGAGCGAAGAGAAAGGCAGGCTAAAGAG GACGAGCAGAAGAGAAAAGAGGAAGAAGAACAGAAGCGACAGGAAAACGAGCAGGCCTTCCAGTCATGGCTTATGAGGAAGAGAGACCAATTACATGAAGAAAGGAGGGTCCAGAAAGCACAGGAAATGGAAAGGATGAGCTGCAAG AGGGACTGTGGTGACCCAGAGAAGTCCTTTAAAAGCTGGCTTCAGAAAAAACAGGAACAGCAGCTAAAAGAAAAACAGCTGGAAGATATGAAGAGACTGGAACAGGAGAGCGGCTTTTGCTTGCACAGCCGAGAAGAGAGTGAAAAGGCCTTCAGACA TTGGTTAAGACGAAAGCGTGCAGAGAAACGGGCAGAGCAGCAGGCAGCTCGAGAGCGTTCCCGCAGGCTGGTGCTGGAAGAGAGGAGAGCCAGACGAATGCGTGACCTGCTCTGCACTGTTAATGAGATCAAATCCTTTCGATTCAGTGAGCCCTATGGAAATCGCTACTGA
- the fsd1 gene encoding fibronectin type III and SPRY domain-containing protein 1 isoform X2, whose amino-acid sequence MDEQRESLRKIITTLALKNEEIQNFICCLKQNLQNLEANANRVQGDLDLEFSSLHAVLDELKEGMVTRIKQERASRTYELQNQLSACTKALESSEELLELANQTLCSSENDSFTQAAKGIKDSVTMAPAFRLSLKAKASDSMNHMMVDFTQERNMLRAIAFLPVPATPEIQVAECQVFDNTVTVVWTLPEPDSKIDHYILEHRRTNHEGPPRAREEYPWMVVEGIKENEYTLTGLRFETRYMTFRVKACNKAVAGEFSEPVTLETHAFVFKLDAGSAHQNLKIEDLSVEWDSSGGKSGTTVQDIRKDKNRTNSPMHSPARTAVMSPKRAPTARVGRDRFTAESYTVLGDTMIDAGQHYWEVRFDKESKAFAVGIALRSMGRFDQLGKSNASWCIHLNNWLQQSLTAKHNNKARTLDCPIPDRIGIHCNYEEEPNSSSLLYQRLWCGMGVSQCRRDSRCPASC is encoded by the exons ATGGACGAACAGAGG GAGTCACTGAGGAAGATCATCACTACATTGGCCTTGAAGAATGAAGAAATTCAAAATTTCATCTGCTGTTTAAAGCAGAATCTACAAAACTTAGAG GCGAATGCAAACCGAGTGCAGGGGGATCTAGATTTGGAGTTTAGTTCACTGCATGCGGTTTTGGATGAACTGAAGGAGGGTATGGTCACGCGCATCAAACAGGAAAGAGCAAGCCGGACATATGAACTACAG AACCAGCTGAGCGCATGCACCAAAGCCCTAGAAAGCTCAGAGGAGCTGCTGGAATTAGCCAATCAGACGCTTTGCTCCTCTGAGAATGACAGCTTCACCCAG GCGGCCAAAGGCATAAAGGATAG CGTCACTATGGCTCCAGCGTTTCGTCTGTCCTTGAAAGCAAAGGCCAGTGACAGTATGAATCACATGATGGTGGACTTTACTCAGGAACGAAACATGCTTCGGGCCATCGCATTCCTTCCAG TTCCTGCGACGCCAGAGATTCAAGTGGCTGAATGCCAAGTGTTTGATAACACAGTCACAGTGGTGTGGACCTTACCTGAACCTGACTCCAAAATCGACCACTACATTCTTGAACATCGGAGAACCAATCACGAAGGTCCTCCACGGGCCCGAGAAGAGTACCCGTGGATGGTGGTGGAGGGTATAAAAGAAAATGAGTACACACTCACAG GCCTTCGTTTTGAAACACGATACATGACCTTTCGAGTGAAGGCGTGCAATAAGGCTGTTGCAGGTGAATTCTCAGAGCCGGTTACTCTGGAAACTCATG CATTTGTCTTTAAACTGGATGCAGGTTCAGCCCATCAGAATTTAAAAATAGAGGATCTCAGTGTGGAATGGGACAGCAGTGGTGGGAAGAGCGGAACAACGGTTCAAGACATCCGGAAGGATAAGAACAGAACTAACTCTCCCATGCATTCTCCTGCCAG GACAGCGGTGATGTCACCCAAAAGAGCTCCTACTGCTAGAGTCGGTCGAGACCGCTTCACAGCAGAGTCCTACACTGTCTTGG GAGACACTATGATCGACGCAGGGCAGCATTATTGGGAGGTGCGCTTCGATAAAGAAAGTAAAGCGTTTGCAGTAGGGATAGCCTTGCGATCTATGGGTCGCTTTGATCAGCTGGGAAAGAGCAATGCATCCTGGTGCATCCACCTGAACAATTGGCTACAGCAGAGCCTCACAGCCAAGCACAATAACAAAGCCAGGACGCTAGACTGCCCCATTCCAGATCGCATCGGCATTCACTGCAACTATGAAGAAG AACCAAATTCCAGCAGCCTGTTATACCAGCGTTTATG GTGTGGAATGGGAGTTTCTCAGTGCAGACGGGACTCCAGGTGCCCAGCATCGTGCTGA
- the cpox gene encoding oxygen-dependent coproporphyrinogen-III oxidase, mitochondrial translates to MTSITLYTINSTVRSAARLCKVYRSAHGTAAYHSFVSLRKSAFLPGGKWSFIRTATRPMSHSSQGWISFRFGKVFLAAGAAAVTGVVAAGVSHFQRAEMATKIIKVKESEGDIKERCKSFMSVPVTDINVLEQRKDEMSTRMEMLIMETQAAFCKALEKVDGGTFKVDRWSRKEGGGGISCVMQDGKIFEKAGVNVSVVSGYLTEEAAKQMRSRGKELKGKDGKLPFRAMGVSSVIHPKNPHIPTVHFNYRYFEIEEADGSKQWWFGGGTDLTPVYIDLEDATHFHKTLKDACDKHHPKYYPDFKKWCDNYFYIRHRGETRGIGGIFFDDLNSPNEEEVFSFVKSCAQTVVPCYLPIVTKHLNDSFTPEEKDWQQVRRGRYVEFNLVYDRGVKFGLATPGSRIESILMSLPLTARWEYMHEPAKGTREAKMMEVLRNPKEWI, encoded by the exons ATGACTTCGATAACTTTGTACACAATAAACAGCACTGTAAGATCAGCAGCCAGACTGTGCAAAGTGTACCGCTCGGCGCATGGTACAGCTGCTTATCATTCTTTTGTATCCCTTCGTAAAAGTGCCTTTCTTCCAGGAGGAAAATGGTCATTCATAAGAACAGCAACGAGACCGATGTCTCATTCATCGCAGGGCTGGATCTCATTCCGTTTCGGTAAAGTATTCCTGGCAGCTGGAGCGGCCGCTGTCACTGGTGTAGTGGCTGCAGGTGTAAGTCACTTTCAGCGGGCAGAAATGGCAACAAAGATCATCAAAGTTAAAGAATCCGAGGGGGACATAAAGGAGAGATGCAAGTCGTTCATGTCTGTACCAGTCACTGACATCAATGTCTTAGAGCAGAGGAAAGACGAGATGTCAACGAGAATGGAGATGCTGATCATGGAAACACAGGCAGCCTTCTGTAAAGCTCTGGAGAAAGTGGATGGGGGCACGTTTAAAGTAGACAGATGGAGTCGAAAAGAAG GTGGTGGGGGCATCAGTTGTGTGATGCAAGATGGGAAGATTTTTGAGAAGGCAGGTGTGAACGTTTCTGTGGTGTCGGGGTATCTCACTGAAGAGGCCGCCAAGCAAATGCGCAGCCGTGGAAAAGAACTGAAAGGAAAGGATG GAAAATTACCGTTCCGTGCCATGGGTGTGAGTTCAGTCATACACCCAAAAAACCCCCACATTCCCACAGTGCACTTCAACTACAGATACTTTGAGATCGAGGAAGCAGATG GCTCAAAGCAGTGGTGGTTTGGTGGAGGTACAGATCTCACTCCTGTTTACATTGATTTGGAAGATGCCACTCATTTTCACAAAACATTGAAGGACGCATGTGACAAGCATCACCCCAAATATTACCCAGACTTCAAAAAGTG GTGTGACAACTACTTCTACATCCGTCACCGAGGGGAGACCAGAGGCATCGGTGGGATCTTTTTTGACGATTTGAATTCCCCAAATGAGGAGGAGGTCTTTAGCTTTGTAAAGAGCTGTGCTCAAACTGTAGTGCCCTGTTACCTGCCCATTGTGACCAAACATCTGAATGACTCTTTTACCCCTGAGGAAAAAGACTGGCAGCAGGTCAGGCGAGGCAG ATATGTGgaatttaatttagtttatgaCAGAGGGGTGAAATTTGGCTTGGCCACACCTGGGTCTCGTATCGAGAGTATTCTGATGTCCCTGCCACTTACTGCAAG